Proteins co-encoded in one Jeotgalibacillus malaysiensis genomic window:
- a CDS encoding cytidine deaminase — MDSNLLIKEAKEAREKAYVPYSKFKVGAALLTEDGKVHHGCNIENAAYSMCNCAERTALFKAFAEGDRKFKAIAVVADTKRPVPPCGACRQVIAELCPQDMVVYLTNLSGDIQELTVAELLPGAFMPEDLNG, encoded by the coding sequence ATGGATTCTAATCTGTTGATTAAAGAAGCAAAAGAAGCGCGTGAAAAAGCATACGTGCCATATTCTAAATTTAAAGTGGGTGCAGCACTTCTGACTGAAGATGGAAAGGTGCATCACGGATGTAATATTGAAAACGCAGCATACAGCATGTGTAACTGTGCTGAACGTACTGCGCTGTTTAAAGCGTTTGCAGAAGGAGACCGGAAATTCAAAGCGATCGCTGTTGTAGCAGATACAAAGCGCCCTGTTCCTCCATGTGGAGCCTGCCGTCAGGTGATAGCAGAATTATGCCCTCAGGATATGGTCGTATACTTAACAAATTTATCAGGTGACATTCAGGAGTTAACTGTAGCAGAGCTGCTTCCTGGTGCATTTATGCCGGAGGATCTAAATGGATAA
- a CDS encoding NADH:ubiquinone reductase (H+-translocating), with protein MQKWVRNMKDLLHYTFFKWIILTIVGLASFLLLFSHVSPDTYNTRLFSVADETIRSPKTIVDERLSEAERERAAAEVEPVYQYRPEITENRTSLISSIYEFAKDFNQVPGEGEPSVDQPVSDDMLQNLKDALSEDVSENVTESIDDQTFRQLLAATDQGLDEAKNITIDQVERVMQEPFKQEEALGKKNQAADYIAQFSLNDSLLTASMNLARFAVVENNIYDPEQTEARIAQAVEAVEPVQILEGQVIVQKGYLIDRDVYRQLDALGLTTNETSPEPFIGLAIFSLLIMLIIHFHFSSWKISEETKGLYLVLVSIILILSMSLMKAAELIRELEILQVGYIFPAAMAPMLLKSMINTRVALIVTMIQALCASIIFNDMMTGAVNVEVSLYFLFSGLAGILFLSDSKRRTHLLRAGLFVSAANLLFLFSLTLIESGQLSAIDYTLFAVFAIISGILSSILTIGLLPLFESGFGILSTMKLVELSNPNHPLLKKILTEAPGTYHHSVMVANLAEAGCEAIGANGLLARVGCYYHDIGKTKRPHYFIENQMSGHNPHDHLDPQTSRDIIISHAKEGADMLRKYKLPNEFVDIAEQHHGTTLLKYFYYKAKEKGLDPSEEDYRYPGPRPVTKETAVISVADSVEAAVRSMKDPTPEKIKNLVESIIQDRLQDGQFNDCDITIKQLETLKKVFCETLNGIFHSRIEYPDFKKEERKKEA; from the coding sequence ATGCAGAAATGGGTCCGTAATATGAAGGATCTTTTACATTATACGTTCTTTAAGTGGATTATATTAACCATTGTAGGGCTGGCTTCTTTTCTGCTGCTTTTTTCTCATGTGAGCCCGGATACGTATAATACACGTTTGTTCTCTGTGGCTGATGAAACCATCAGATCACCAAAAACAATTGTTGATGAACGCCTGTCAGAAGCTGAGAGGGAACGAGCGGCGGCAGAGGTGGAGCCGGTTTATCAATACAGGCCGGAGATTACTGAAAACAGAACTTCGCTGATCAGTTCAATCTATGAATTTGCCAAAGACTTTAATCAGGTTCCAGGTGAGGGAGAACCGTCAGTAGATCAGCCCGTATCAGATGACATGCTTCAGAATCTAAAAGATGCGCTGTCGGAAGATGTTAGTGAAAATGTAACAGAATCTATTGATGACCAGACATTCAGACAATTACTGGCTGCAACGGATCAAGGTCTGGATGAAGCGAAAAATATTACAATCGATCAGGTTGAAAGAGTCATGCAGGAACCGTTTAAACAGGAGGAGGCACTCGGGAAAAAGAATCAGGCAGCTGATTATATTGCCCAGTTCTCTTTAAATGATTCACTGTTAACTGCTTCAATGAACCTGGCAAGGTTTGCAGTCGTGGAAAATAATATTTATGATCCTGAACAGACTGAAGCAAGAATCGCACAGGCTGTTGAGGCGGTTGAACCGGTTCAGATTCTTGAAGGACAGGTAATCGTGCAAAAAGGCTATCTGATTGATAGAGATGTCTACCGTCAGCTTGATGCGCTGGGATTGACGACAAATGAAACAAGTCCTGAGCCATTTATTGGTCTTGCAATTTTTTCACTGCTGATTATGCTCATCATTCATTTTCACTTCTCATCCTGGAAAATCAGTGAAGAGACAAAAGGTCTTTATTTAGTGCTTGTGAGTATTATACTGATTCTCTCAATGTCACTGATGAAAGCGGCTGAATTAATCAGAGAGCTGGAGATCTTACAGGTAGGCTATATTTTCCCTGCAGCAATGGCACCAATGCTGCTTAAAAGTATGATTAATACAAGAGTTGCACTGATTGTTACAATGATTCAGGCTCTTTGTGCAAGTATCATTTTCAATGATATGATGACTGGAGCGGTAAATGTTGAAGTGTCGCTTTACTTTTTGTTCAGTGGACTTGCAGGTATATTATTTTTATCAGATAGCAAGAGAAGAACGCATCTGTTAAGAGCGGGTCTATTTGTATCTGCGGCGAATTTGCTGTTTTTATTCTCGCTGACACTGATCGAAAGCGGGCAATTATCAGCTATTGATTATACGCTATTTGCTGTATTTGCAATTATTTCAGGCATACTATCATCTATTCTGACGATTGGACTGCTGCCGTTGTTTGAATCAGGTTTTGGTATTTTATCTACAATGAAGCTGGTTGAGCTGTCAAACCCGAATCACCCGCTACTGAAAAAGATCCTGACTGAAGCGCCGGGTACTTACCACCATAGCGTTATGGTTGCAAACCTTGCTGAAGCAGGGTGTGAAGCAATCGGTGCAAACGGGCTGCTGGCGAGAGTCGGGTGTTATTATCATGATATCGGAAAAACAAAGCGTCCTCATTATTTCATTGAGAATCAGATGTCAGGCCATAATCCGCATGATCATCTCGATCCTCAGACATCAAGAGATATTATCATTTCCCATGCAAAAGAAGGCGCAGATATGCTGAGGAAATATAAGCTGCCTAATGAGTTTGTGGATATTGCTGAACAGCATCACGGTACAACACTTTTAAAATATTTTTATTATAAAGCAAAAGAAAAAGGACTTGATCCAAGTGAAGAGGATTACAGGTATCCGGGTCCGAGACCGGTGACAAAAGAAACAGCTGTGATTTCAGTAGCAGACAGCGTTGAAGCTGCTGTCCGGTCAATGAAGGATCCTACACCTGAAAAGATTAAAAATCTTGTGGAGTCCATTATTCAGGATAGACTGCAGGATGGACAATTCAATGATTGTGATATTACAATAAAACAGCTTGAAACGCTAAAAAAAGTATTTTGTGAAACGCTTAACGGGATTTTTCACTCAAGAATTGAGTATCCTGACTTCAAAAAAGAAGAGAGGAAGAAGGAAGCATGA
- a CDS encoding rRNA maturation factor, whose translation MTTLHIDFINDTKLLSDEDTQLISDLLSFAAKEEKIAEAECSISFVSNEEIRVINKDYRGKDKATDVISFALEETTEDEIEVIAGDDMPRMLGDIIISVEKAKEQAEDYGHSFARELGFLALHGFLHLLGYDHMTEQDEKAMFGRQEEILKGFGLSRS comes from the coding sequence ATGACAACACTGCATATAGATTTTATAAATGATACAAAACTGCTGTCAGATGAAGATACACAATTAATCAGCGACCTTCTTTCATTTGCTGCGAAAGAAGAAAAGATAGCAGAAGCAGAATGTTCAATCTCATTTGTATCAAATGAAGAGATCAGAGTGATCAATAAGGATTACCGGGGGAAAGATAAGGCAACTGATGTTATCTCATTTGCACTCGAGGAAACGACAGAAGATGAGATTGAAGTGATTGCAGGAGATGATATGCCAAGAATGCTTGGTGATATTATTATTTCTGTAGAAAAAGCAAAAGAACAGGCTGAAGACTACGGACATTCATTTGCAAGGGAGCTCGGATTTCTCGCGCTTCACGGTTTTCTGCACCTGCTAGGGTATGATCATATGACTGAGCAGGATGAAAAAGCGATGTTTGGCAGGCAGGAAGAAATACTAAAAGGTTTCGGACTTTCGAGGAGCTGA
- a CDS encoding membrane protein encodes MKLIGVKMLAALVVLLSVFSFIQPADANGQKVYVAPVKKEVERGLAAFLERSIEEAEENNAEALILDINTPGGAVNAAEEIGEIMLDSEVDLIAYINPNALSAGSYIALYADEIYMSPSAKMGASAVITSAGGDADRKAQSAWLAAMINAAESSDRDPKFAEAMVDQSVEIPGLVDEGELLTFTPSTAEENNYSKGTYASLDELVAGLGFGDAELVSVEPTFTENLARFVTNPIVVPILLSMASLGLVLELYSPGFGIAGSLGLGALLLFFFGHLIAGLAGMEVLILFLIGIGLVIAEFFVPGGILGIAGLVAIIVSILLAGESIAFMGIALSVALLAAVIGMVIMVKFLGKNLHLLKKIILSDSTSTESGYVSNVNRHELIGQTGVTRTALRPSGTIIIDNERIDAVSEGGYINKDQQVLVVKVEGSRIVVREID; translated from the coding sequence ATGAAACTTATCGGAGTGAAAATGTTAGCCGCCTTAGTTGTATTATTGTCGGTATTTTCATTTATACAGCCAGCAGATGCAAACGGTCAGAAGGTGTATGTGGCTCCGGTTAAAAAAGAGGTTGAAAGAGGATTGGCAGCGTTTTTGGAGAGATCAATTGAAGAAGCTGAAGAAAATAATGCTGAAGCGTTGATACTTGATATTAATACTCCAGGAGGCGCTGTAAATGCTGCTGAGGAGATCGGTGAGATTATGCTCGACAGTGAAGTTGATCTTATTGCATACATCAATCCGAATGCATTGTCAGCAGGTTCTTATATTGCGCTTTACGCAGATGAGATCTACATGTCCCCATCAGCAAAAATGGGTGCTTCTGCCGTTATCACAAGTGCAGGAGGAGATGCTGACAGAAAAGCTCAAAGCGCATGGCTGGCTGCAATGATTAATGCGGCAGAGTCTTCAGATAGAGATCCTAAATTTGCTGAGGCGATGGTTGATCAGTCTGTTGAGATTCCCGGACTGGTTGATGAAGGAGAGCTGTTAACCTTTACGCCTTCAACAGCTGAAGAAAACAATTACTCCAAAGGGACTTATGCGAGTCTTGACGAATTGGTAGCTGGACTCGGATTTGGTGATGCTGAACTGGTCTCTGTAGAACCAACCTTTACTGAAAACCTGGCACGCTTTGTTACGAACCCGATCGTAGTTCCGATTCTCCTTTCAATGGCGAGTCTTGGGCTCGTGCTTGAATTATATTCTCCGGGCTTTGGTATAGCAGGATCATTAGGACTTGGTGCGCTATTGTTGTTCTTCTTTGGTCATTTAATCGCTGGACTTGCAGGTATGGAAGTATTAATTCTCTTCCTGATAGGGATAGGACTTGTCATTGCGGAATTCTTCGTACCCGGAGGAATCCTCGGTATTGCAGGTCTGGTCGCGATAATCGTCAGTATCCTGCTTGCGGGTGAAAGTATCGCATTTATGGGAATTGCATTATCTGTAGCGCTTTTAGCTGCAGTAATTGGGATGGTGATCATGGTGAAGTTCCTTGGTAAAAATCTTCATCTTCTGAAGAAAATTATATTAAGTGATTCAACGAGTACAGAAAGTGGTTATGTCTCTAATGTTAACCGTCACGAACTAATTGGACAGACGGGTGTAACCAGAACAGCTTTAAGACCTTCAGGCACAATTATCATTGATAATGAAAGAATTGATGCTGTCAGTGAAGGCGGGTATATTAACAAAGATCAGCAGGTTTTAGTGGTTAAAGTGGAAGGCTCACGCATTGTAGTGAGAGAAATAGATTAA
- a CDS encoding transcriptional regulator, which produces MVNNIELNKRQSEILQIVKADGPITGEQIADRLHLTRATLRPDLAILTMAGFLDARPRVGYFYTGKSGTQLLTENLKKLYVKDYQSMPVAVQDNVSVYDAICHMFLEDVGTLFVLDQKGLLAGVVSRKDLLRASIGQQDLTSLPVNVIMTRMPNVTYCEADDLLVTVASKLISKQIDSLPVVKKTEAGYEVSGRITKTNITKAFVSLSKDEG; this is translated from the coding sequence GTGGTGAACAACATCGAACTAAACAAAAGACAATCTGAAATTCTGCAGATTGTAAAAGCAGACGGACCAATTACAGGAGAACAAATTGCAGACAGACTTCACCTGACAAGGGCTACATTGAGACCGGATCTGGCTATTTTAACGATGGCCGGTTTTCTTGATGCAAGACCCAGAGTCGGTTATTTTTATACAGGAAAGTCAGGCACACAGTTACTGACTGAAAACCTGAAAAAGTTATACGTAAAAGATTATCAGTCCATGCCGGTTGCGGTTCAGGATAATGTATCAGTCTATGATGCGATCTGCCACATGTTTTTAGAAGATGTAGGTACATTATTTGTACTTGATCAAAAAGGGCTTCTTGCGGGCGTGGTTTCACGTAAAGACCTGCTGAGAGCTAGCATCGGTCAGCAGGACTTAACGAGTCTGCCTGTAAATGTTATTATGACTAGGATGCCAAATGTAACTTATTGTGAAGCTGATGACCTTTTAGTAACCGTTGCATCTAAATTAATCAGTAAGCAGATCGATTCATTACCGGTTGTTAAAAAAACCGAAGCCGGTTACGAGGTATCAGGCAGAATAACGAAAACGAATATCACAAAAGCATTTGTCAGCTTGTCAAAGGATGAAGGATAA
- a CDS encoding glycyl-tRNA synthetase, whose translation MTKNMDDIVHIAKHRGFVFPGSEIYGGLANTWDYGPLGIELKNNIKKAWWKKFIQESPHNVGLDAAILMNPKTWEASGHIGNFNDPMIDCKSCKARHRADKLIEAAIEEKGEEIIVDGLPFEKMAELIEEYDVACPTCGAKDFTDIRQFNLMFKTHQGVTEGSTNEIFLRPETAQGIFVNFKNVQRTMRKRVPFGIGQIGKSFRNEITPGNFTFRTREFEQMELEFFCKPGEDLEWFGYWREFCKNWLLNLGMKEDSMRLRDHDEDELSHYSNATTDIEFKFPFGWGELWGIADRTDFDLKQHMEHSNEDFTYLDQQTNEKYVPYCIEPSLGADRVTLAFLCDAYEEEELENDSRTVLRFHPALAPYKAAVLPLSKKLGSEAIKVFEELSQHFMVDYDESQSIGKRYRRQDEIGTPYCITFDFDSLEDQQVTVRNRDTMEQIRMPIAEVQSFIEDKIKF comes from the coding sequence ATGACAAAAAATATGGATGATATCGTACACATTGCCAAGCACAGAGGGTTTGTATTTCCGGGATCAGAGATTTATGGCGGTCTTGCGAACACATGGGATTACGGTCCGCTTGGAATTGAACTGAAAAATAACATTAAAAAAGCCTGGTGGAAAAAGTTTATTCAGGAATCCCCGCATAACGTAGGGCTTGATGCAGCGATTCTGATGAACCCGAAAACATGGGAAGCATCCGGTCATATCGGTAATTTCAATGACCCGATGATTGATTGTAAAAGCTGTAAGGCAAGACACCGCGCTGATAAGCTGATTGAAGCTGCAATTGAGGAAAAGGGCGAAGAAATCATCGTTGATGGTCTTCCTTTTGAAAAAATGGCAGAATTGATTGAAGAATATGATGTTGCCTGCCCGACATGCGGTGCTAAAGACTTTACGGACATCAGACAGTTTAACCTGATGTTCAAAACGCATCAGGGTGTAACAGAGGGTTCTACAAATGAAATCTTCCTGCGTCCTGAAACTGCTCAGGGGATTTTTGTTAACTTTAAGAACGTTCAGCGTACAATGAGAAAGCGTGTACCATTCGGAATCGGGCAAATCGGTAAGAGTTTCAGAAATGAAATTACACCTGGTAACTTTACGTTCCGCACACGTGAATTCGAACAGATGGAACTTGAATTTTTCTGTAAGCCAGGTGAAGACCTTGAGTGGTTTGGCTACTGGAGAGAATTCTGTAAGAACTGGCTGTTAAACCTTGGAATGAAAGAAGACAGCATGCGTCTGCGTGACCATGATGAGGATGAACTTTCCCACTACAGTAACGCGACAACTGATATCGAATTCAAATTCCCGTTTGGCTGGGGTGAACTATGGGGTATCGCTGACCGTACAGACTTTGACCTGAAGCAGCATATGGAACATTCCAATGAAGACTTCACGTATCTGGATCAGCAAACAAACGAAAAATATGTTCCTTACTGTATTGAACCGTCTCTTGGTGCTGACCGTGTAACACTTGCATTCCTGTGTGATGCGTATGAAGAGGAAGAGCTTGAAAATGACAGCAGAACCGTTCTTCGCTTCCACCCTGCACTTGCACCTTACAAAGCAGCTGTACTGCCGCTTTCTAAAAAGCTTGGCTCAGAGGCAATTAAAGTGTTCGAAGAGCTGTCACAGCACTTCATGGTCGATTACGATGAGTCTCAATCAATTGGTAAGCGATACAGAAGGCAAGATGAGATCGGTACACCTTACTGTATTACGTTTGATTTTGATTCACTTGAAGATCAGCAGGTAACAGTACGTAACCGTGACACAATGGAACAGATCCGTATGCCGATTGCTGAAGTACAGTCGTTCATTGAGGATAAAATTAAATTTTAA
- a CDS encoding phosphate starvation protein PhoH yields the protein MIEERITVDIKLEDPNEAVQLFGNSDSHLKTIEEDLDISIISRGESLRITGKNEDIEKAKNVISQLLGVIRKGIQISQRDVIYAVQMSHRGTIEYFDELYDEEITKNAKGKPIRAKTMGQRQYVNEIRKKDLVFGIGPAGTGKTYLAVVLAVHALKNNKVKKIILTRPAVEAGESLGFLPGDLKEKVDPYLRPLYDALHDVLGTEQTQRFIERGVIEIAPLAYMRGRTLDDAFVILDEAQNTTYAQMKMFLTRLGFGSKMVITGDQSQVDLPNGMESGLVAAQKILKGVPGIGFNYLDQADVVRHPLVAKIIGAYDQKGSI from the coding sequence ATGATTGAAGAACGGATTACTGTAGACATTAAATTAGAAGATCCGAATGAAGCAGTTCAGCTTTTTGGGAACTCTGATTCACATCTGAAAACGATTGAAGAAGATCTTGATATATCAATAATTTCACGCGGGGAATCTCTGCGCATCACAGGGAAGAATGAAGACATCGAAAAAGCGAAAAATGTGATCAGTCAGCTTCTTGGCGTCATTAGAAAAGGGATTCAAATCAGTCAAAGAGATGTTATTTATGCAGTACAGATGTCTCACAGAGGAACCATTGAATACTTTGATGAACTGTACGATGAAGAAATAACAAAGAATGCTAAAGGTAAACCGATCAGAGCGAAAACAATGGGTCAGCGACAATACGTGAATGAAATACGTAAAAAGGACCTTGTGTTCGGGATCGGTCCTGCTGGTACGGGTAAAACGTATCTTGCAGTCGTACTTGCAGTTCACGCTTTAAAAAATAATAAAGTAAAAAAAATTATTTTAACCAGACCCGCAGTTGAAGCAGGAGAAAGCCTTGGGTTTTTGCCGGGGGACCTGAAAGAAAAAGTGGATCCTTATTTACGACCGCTTTATGATGCGTTGCATGATGTTTTAGGAACTGAACAGACGCAGCGTTTTATTGAAAGAGGCGTAATTGAAATTGCACCGCTTGCCTATATGAGAGGCAGAACGCTAGATGATGCATTCGTCATTTTAGATGAAGCTCAAAATACAACCTATGCACAGATGAAGATGTTTCTGACCAGACTTGGATTTGGATCGAAAATGGTTATTACGGGAGACCAGAGTCAGGTAGACCTTCCAAATGGAATGGAATCCGGCCTCGTTGCTGCACAGAAGATTTTAAAAGGCGTACCGGGGATTGGATTTAATTATCTGGATCAGGCAGACGTGGTAAGACATCCGCTAGTAGCGAAAATCATTGGTGCCTATGACCAGAAAGGCAGTATATAA
- a CDS encoding DNA repair protein RecO has protein sequence MLHKCEGIVIRTRDYGETNKVVILFTRELGKVALMARGAKKTNSRLSSVSQMFTHGIYLYHGGSGMGSLQQGDMISSSRTMKEDLYKAAYASYMAELLDKAVEDRKPNPFLFELLQQSYALINEGYDEEVISYIFELKLLPLFGVQPVLNQCVNCGAGEGDFSFSFRMNGFLCHRCAHIDDYKLPLSPKAVRMLRLFYFIDLGRLGKVSLQESTKQELKKVIRTYYDEYVGVYAKSRSFLDQMDRMKKAMEGPKDT, from the coding sequence ATGCTTCATAAATGTGAGGGAATCGTCATCCGTACAAGGGATTATGGTGAAACGAATAAAGTGGTCATTCTTTTCACACGTGAGCTTGGTAAGGTTGCTCTAATGGCCCGCGGTGCTAAAAAGACCAACAGTCGTCTGTCATCTGTATCTCAGATGTTTACTCACGGCATTTACCTGTATCACGGCGGCAGCGGGATGGGCTCACTGCAGCAGGGGGATATGATCAGCTCTTCCCGGACAATGAAAGAGGACCTTTACAAGGCCGCCTATGCCTCTTACATGGCAGAGCTTCTTGACAAAGCGGTGGAAGACCGTAAACCGAACCCATTTCTATTTGAATTGCTCCAGCAATCATATGCACTGATCAATGAAGGCTATGATGAAGAAGTAATTTCATATATTTTTGAATTAAAACTGCTGCCTCTTTTTGGTGTACAGCCGGTTTTGAACCAGTGTGTAAATTGTGGTGCAGGTGAAGGGGACTTTTCATTTTCATTCCGCATGAACGGTTTTCTCTGTCACCGCTGTGCACATATTGATGATTATAAACTTCCTCTTTCACCAAAGGCAGTGCGGATGCTCAGGCTTTTTTACTTTATCGACCTCGGAAGGCTTGGAAAAGTATCTTTACAGGAAAGTACTAAGCAAGAGCTGAAGAAAGTGATTAGAACTTACTATGATGAATATGTCGGTGTTTATGCAAAGTCCAGATCATTTCTCGATCAGATGGACCGGATGAAAAAGGCGATGGAAGGTCCAAAAGATACGTAA
- a CDS encoding GTPase Era translates to MDNKHKSGFISIVGRPNVGKSTFLNRVIGQKIAIMSDKPQTTRNKIQGVLTTNDSQMVFIDTPGIHKPKHKLGDFMIKMATNTFREVDLILFMVNVDEGYGRGDEYIMELLQGVKTPVFLVLNKIDTVHPDELLPVIDQYRSKFNFTETVPISALEGNNVEVLLNQISEYLPEGPQYYPADQVTDHPERFIISELIREKALHLTREEIPHSIAVSIEQIKKEKGREVIDIMATIVVERDSQKGIVIGKRGAMLKEIGQRAREDIENLLGSKVYLELWVKVQKDWRNKANSLRDFGFNDKEY, encoded by the coding sequence ATGGATAATAAACATAAATCAGGATTTATCTCAATTGTCGGCAGACCGAATGTAGGAAAATCAACCTTTTTGAACCGTGTAATCGGGCAGAAAATTGCCATCATGAGTGACAAGCCTCAAACAACAAGAAATAAAATCCAGGGTGTCTTGACGACAAATGACAGTCAGATGGTTTTCATTGATACGCCGGGTATTCATAAACCTAAGCACAAGCTTGGAGATTTTATGATCAAAATGGCAACAAACACTTTTCGCGAAGTTGACCTGATTTTATTTATGGTGAATGTAGATGAAGGGTATGGCCGTGGTGATGAATATATCATGGAGCTGCTGCAGGGAGTTAAAACACCCGTATTTCTCGTCTTAAATAAGATTGATACTGTTCACCCTGATGAGCTGCTGCCTGTCATTGATCAGTATCGCTCAAAGTTTAACTTTACTGAGACTGTTCCTATTTCTGCACTTGAAGGAAATAATGTTGAGGTTTTACTGAATCAGATCTCTGAATACCTGCCTGAAGGCCCTCAATATTATCCGGCTGATCAGGTTACAGATCACCCGGAGCGGTTTATTATTTCTGAACTGATCCGTGAAAAAGCGCTTCACCTGACCCGTGAAGAGATACCGCATTCCATTGCGGTATCTATCGAGCAGATCAAAAAGGAAAAGGGCAGGGAAGTCATCGATATTATGGCGACAATTGTTGTTGAGCGTGACTCGCAAAAAGGAATTGTAATAGGCAAAAGAGGAGCAATGCTGAAGGAAATTGGACAGCGTGCGCGTGAAGATATAGAAAACCTGCTTGGTTCAAAAGTATATCTTGAACTATGGGTGAAAGTACAAAAGGACTGGCGGAATAAAGCGAACAGCTTAAGAGACTTTGGTTTTAACGATAAGGAATATTAA
- a CDS encoding 30S ribosomal protein S21, translating to MSKTVVRKNESLEDALRRFKKTTSKAGTLQEFRKREFYEKPSVKRKKKSEAARKRKF from the coding sequence ATGTCAAAAACGGTCGTTCGTAAAAACGAATCACTCGAAGATGCTCTTCGCCGCTTTAAAAAGACTACATCAAAGGCTGGTACTCTTCAGGAGTTCAGAAAGCGTGAATTCTATGAAAAGCCAAGCGTTAAGCGTAAGAAAAAGTCTGAAGCTGCAAGAAAGCGCAAATTCTAA
- a CDS encoding UDP kinase, whose amino-acid sequence MKLKKFMLSFKYAGHGLKDVFKQEQNFRFHTSAAVITIAAGIFFRISLLEWVIIILAIGSVMGLELINTAVERTVDLISTDHHPLAKKAKDAGAASVLVFSIAAAIVGAIIFIPKVISYFT is encoded by the coding sequence ATGAAGCTCAAAAAATTTATGCTTTCTTTTAAATATGCCGGGCATGGGCTTAAGGATGTATTTAAGCAGGAACAGAATTTCAGGTTTCATACGTCAGCAGCTGTGATCACGATTGCTGCAGGAATCTTTTTCAGGATTTCATTGCTCGAATGGGTGATCATCATCCTGGCGATCGGGTCTGTTATGGGGCTGGAGCTGATCAACACCGCTGTTGAACGGACAGTCGATCTGATTTCCACTGATCATCATCCGCTTGCTAAGAAAGCAAAAGATGCGGGAGCTGCATCTGTCCTTGTATTTTCAATTGCTGCAGCAATTGTTGGTGCAATCATATTTATCCCAAAAGTGATCTCGTATTTCACTTAA
- a CDS encoding phosphotransferase → MNEVHVYVVSDSVGETAELVAKASVSQFRQSRKAITIKRFPYIEDKGHVDEVISLAKENQAIIVYTLVKPHVRSYIEEQVKLHQLTAHDVMGSIVASLQEVCEESPINEPGMVHDLDEDYFRKIEAIEFAVKYDDGRDPRGILKADIVLVGVSRTSKTPLSQYLAHKRLKVANVPLVPEIEPPEELFMVNPDKCYGLKISSDKLNHIRKERLIALGLKDDATYAKMERIKEELEHFDRIIGRMKCPVIDVTNKAVEETANVILNDLMNN, encoded by the coding sequence ATGAACGAAGTGCACGTATATGTCGTATCAGACTCTGTTGGTGAAACTGCTGAGCTTGTTGCAAAAGCCAGCGTCAGTCAGTTCCGGCAGTCAAGAAAAGCAATCACAATCAAACGGTTTCCTTATATTGAAGACAAAGGACACGTTGATGAAGTCATCTCACTTGCAAAAGAAAATCAGGCAATCATTGTTTATACGCTTGTTAAACCGCATGTGCGCTCTTACATTGAAGAACAGGTAAAGCTGCATCAGCTGACAGCACATGATGTGATGGGATCGATCGTCGCGTCACTTCAGGAAGTGTGTGAAGAGTCTCCGATTAATGAACCCGGAATGGTACATGATCTTGATGAGGATTATTTCAGAAAGATCGAAGCAATAGAATTTGCTGTTAAGTATGATGATGGACGTGACCCAAGAGGTATTTTAAAAGCTGATATCGTGCTGGTTGGTGTATCAAGAACATCTAAAACGCCGCTATCACAATATCTTGCTCACAAACGGCTCAAGGTGGCTAATGTGCCGCTTGTCCCGGAAATTGAGCCGCCTGAAGAATTGTTCATGGTTAACCCGGATAAATGCTACGGTCTGAAAATCAGTTCAGATAAGCTGAACCATATTAGAAAAGAGCGGCTGATTGCACTCGGTCTGAAAGATGATGCTACATATGCAAAAATGGAGCGCATCAAAGAAGAACTTGAGCACTTTGACCGTATTATCGGCAGAATGAAGTGTCCTGTTATTGACGTAACAAATAAAGCTGTTGAAGAAACGGCTAATGTCATTTTGAATGATTTAATGAATAATTAA